Within Streptomyces roseirectus, the genomic segment GGCGGCAGTTCGGTGCCGTCGAGGCAGGCCCGCATGCCGTCGGGGTCGCGCTGCCAGAAGACGGCGCACCAGCCGGAGCCCTGGTCGAGGCGGCCCAGGAGGCCGTCCAGGCAGCTCACGAACTCCCGCACCTGCGCCGGGAGTTGATCCACACTCATCCCCAAACTCCTGCCGGCGGCCCGCACTTGGACTGGCCAGAAAACACCAGCCGTGTTACAGCGCGGCTACGAGCAGTTTGCGAAGGGGCCGCGAAGGCAACATGGCGAGATCCCGACCCACTCTCCCGATTCCGTTCACACCACCCCGGCGAGGACGCACCGCGCGGCCAACTCGTCCATGGACAGGCCGAGTGCGCCCGCCAGCGCGGCGATCGTGAAGAACGCGGGGGTCGGCGCCCGCCCGGTCTCGATCTTGCGCAGCGTCTCCGCCGAGATCCCGGCGTCCGCCGCGACCTCGGCCATGCTCCGTCCGCCGCGGGCCTCACGGAGCAACCGGCCCAGCCGCTCGCCGCGTTCACGTTCTTCGGGGGTCAAAGGGGTGCGCACCATGCCCCCATTCTAATACCGGTATAGTAATTGGCATGGTGGAGCTGAAGACGGACACGTCGATCGACGAGATGTACCGGGCCGGCCAGGTGGTCGCCCATGCCCTGACGGCCGTGCGGGAAGCCGCTGACGTGGGCGTTTCCCTGCTGGAGCTGGACGAGGTGGCGCGCGGCGTGCTGCGGGAGGCGGGCGCGGGCTCGCCGTTCCTCGGCTACCGCCCGTCCTTCGCGACGACCCCGTTCCCGGCCGTCGTCTGCGCCTCGGTCAACGACGCGATCGTGCACGGCATCCC encodes:
- a CDS encoding helix-turn-helix domain-containing protein: MVRTPLTPEERERGERLGRLLREARGGRSMAEVAADAGISAETLRKIETGRAPTPAFFTIAALAGALGLSMDELAARCVLAGVV